The Sphaerisporangium siamense genome includes the window TTCCGCGGCCCCGCGAGCGGCGCGATCACCGTCCACGGGCTGACCGCCGACGGGCGGCCGTGGGAGCACCGCCTCACCGGGACGCCGGCCGCGGGCACGGCCACGCGGGCGATCTGGGCCAGGGCGCACCTGCGCCGCCTGGAGGACCGCTACGCGACCGGGGAGCACGGGCTGGAGCACGACATCGTCGCCACGTCGCTGCGGCACGGGGTGCTGTGCCGGTTCACCGCGTTCGTCGCCGTCGACACCCGCGTGGTCGCCGAGGGCGAGCCCCGGCACCGGGTGGTCCAGCCGGTGGAGATGCCGAGCGGCTGGGACATGCCGGCCCCGGCCGCGCCCATGGCGGCGGCCGCCCCGATGGCGTTCGCGTCGGCGGCGCCCGCGATCTTCAGGGTGCCGGACGACGAGGACGATTTCGACGTGCCCGACCGGCTGGACCCGCTGCCGCGAACGAGCCCGCGTCCGGGGGCCGCGCGCGGCAGGGCCTTCTTCCGCGCGCCGAGCCCCAAGGCGGCCCCGGCGCCGCCCCCGCCGGTGCGGCTGTCGCCCGACACCGTCCGGCCGCAGCTCGCCGCCGAGCTGACCCGGCTGCGCGCCGCCGCGTCCCTGCCCGGCCTGGAGCGGCGCCGCTACCTGGCCGACCTGGGCAGCCGCCTGGCGGCCCTGGTGTCCTACCTCGGCGGCGAGGACCGTCTCGCCGCCCTGGCCGCGGAGCTGTCGGCGTGCGAGACGTCCCCGGACGCCGACGTGGACGCGCTCTGGCGCCGGACGGACGCGCTGCTCACCGAGCTGACCGCCGGGCACGGCGGCGGGCCCGGCGCTCCGGGCGTTCTCGGCCCCGACGACCCCGGCGTTCTCGGTGACCCGGGCTTGCCCGGCTCCGTCGCCGGCGAGCCCGGCGGCCCGGTGGGCGGGGAGCGCGGACGCGGCTTCCGGCCGTCCTTCTGGAAGCGCTCCTGATCAAGGGGGCTTCGCACCCCGCGCCCCGGACGGGCGCGGGGTCAGGGGCCGTCGGCGCGGGTGCCGAGGTCGCGGTAGGCGGGGCGCAGGATGTCCAGCAGGGGGATGTGCCGCACCTTGACGGGCGGCGGCTCCAGGGCGCGGAGCAGTAGTTCGGGCGGCGCGCCGGCGGGCGCGGGACGCGGGCGCAGGCGTCCCGGCGGGACCGCGGGGCCGTAGAAGTCCCCCGTGCGCTCGGCGAACGGCACGTCGTCCACGTGCAGCGGGTCTGCGGGGACCTCCTCCTCGCCGGCGCCGCGCAGCGCGTCCAGCAGGGCGTCCCTGGCCCGGCCGCGCCAGGCGAGCACGAGGAAGGGGTCCTCGTCGAAGGACTCGGCCAGCAGGTACAGCACGGCCGACAGGTGCTTGCAGGGCAGGCCCCAGTCCGGGCAGGAGCACTCCATGTCCAGCTCGGACGGGAACAGCGGCAGGCCGAGCCGGTCGAAGACCTCGACGATCTCGGGGGGCATCTCACCCGCCAGCAGCGCCGCCCGGTACAGCGCCTCGCCGGCCAGGGCGTCCTGGACGGCCTCCCACGCGGCCTCGCCGTAGGCGCCGATCCTGATCGACAGCTCGTACGGCTCGGGCCGCGAGCCCTGGACGCGGGCGCGGGCGACGCCCGGCTCCAGGTGGATCTCCAGGACCTGGCCCTTCCTGGCGTAGGACCGTCCCCGCGTGAGACGCCCGGGGTCGCAGACGCGTTCGAGGATGTCGACGAACCGGCGCGACCACCACTGCTCGCCGAGGGACCCGCGCCTGCCGCGCGCCCGGATGCCGCCCTCCACGCGGATCGGCGCCGCCGCGTCGAACCATCCGTCCTTGCCGACCGGCATGTCAGTCCTCCTTCCCCGGCCGGGGCGCGGTCACCGGCCGCACCTCAGCTCACCGCCTCGGGGCCGAGCCGGAACAGCTCGCGCAACTGCTCGGTCGTCAGGTCGGCGATCCAGTCCTCACCCGCGCCGACGACGCTCTGCGCCAGCGCCTTCTTGCGTTCGATCATCTCGTCGACGCGCTCCTCCAGCGTGCCCGCGCAGATGAACTTCCTGACCTGGACGTTCCTCGTCTGCCCGATGCGGAAGGCGCGGTCGGTGGCCTGGTCCTCCACGGCCGGGTTCCACCAGCGGTCGACGTGGATCACGTGGTTGGCGGCGGTGAGGTTGAGCCCGGTGCCCGCCGCCTTCAGCGACAGCAGGAAGATCATCGGTTCGTCGTCGTGCTGGAAGCGTTCGACGAGCTCGTCGCGCCGCTTCTTGGGCAGCCCTCCGTGCAGCCAGAGCACGGGGCGGTCCAGGTGGGCGGCCAGGTAGGGCTGGAGCAGGGCGCCGAACTCGGCGTACTGCGTGAACACCAGCGCCTTGTCCCCCTCCTCGACGATCTCTTCGGCGAGCTCCTCCAGCCGGGCGAGCTTGCCCGAGCGCCCGGCGAGCCGGGAGCCGTCCTTGAGCAGGTGGGCGGGGTGGTTGCAGACCTGCTTGAGCCTGGTCATCGTGGCCAGGACGTTGCCGCGCCGCTCGATGCCCTCGGTCTGGTCGATCTTGGCGATCATGTCGTTGACGACGGCCTGGTAGAGGCTGGCCTGCTCGGGGGTGAGCGTGCACCAGACCTTCATCTCCAGCTTCTCGGGAAGGTCGGAGATGATCGTCTTGTCGGTCTTGAGGCGGCGCAGGACGAACGGCTGGGTGGCCCGCTTGAGCGCCCGGGCGGCCTGCTCGTCGCCGCGTGCCTCGATCGGCTCCTGGTAGCGCTCGCGGAACCGCTTGGCCGGTCCGAGCAGGCCGGGGTTGCAGAACTCCATGATCGACCACAGTTCGGCCAGGTGGTTCTCGACCGGGGTGCCGGTCAGCGCCAGCCGGGTGCGGGCCGGGATCGCGCGGACGGCCTGCGCCTGCCGGGCGCCGCTGTTCTTGATCGCCTGCGCCTCGTCGCAGACCACCCGGCCCCAGGGGAACTCCCGCAGGACCTCGGCGTCCCGCAGCGCCGTGCCGTACGTGGTGACCACCAGGTCGGCGCCCGCCACGGCGGCGGCCAGCTCCTCGCCGCGCCCGCGCGTCCCGCCGTGGTGGACGTAGACCCGCAGGGACGGCGCGAACCGCGCGGCCTCCTTCTGCCAGTTGCTCAGCAGGGACATCGGGCACACCAGCAGCGTGGGCGGCACGGGCCCGGCGGCGCGCTCTTCCAGCATGAGTGACAGCGTCTGGGCCGTCTTGCCGAGCCCCATGTCGTCGGCGAGGATCCCGCCGAGCCCTATGCGCGACAGGAAGGCCAGCCACGACAGGCCGCGCTCCTGGTAGGGGCGCAGGGCGCCGTTGAAGGCGGCGGGGGTGGCGACCGGGGTGAGACGGCGGTCGGCCTCGCCGGACAGCAGGTCGCCGAGCGCGCCGTCGGCGTCCACCCCGACGAGCGGCAGCTCCTCGTCGCCGCCGGTGACGACCTCCCGGAGCACCTCGGCGACGGTCATCTCGCCCGCGCGGCGCCGCTCCATCACCGACAGCGCGGCCTTGAGCTGGCGGTCGTCCAGCTCCACCCACTGGCCGCGCACCCGCACCAGCGGCACCTTCAGCCGGGCCAGCTCCTCCAGTTCCTCCTCGCCGATGGTGTGGTCGCCGACGGCCAGGTCGACGCGGAAGTCCACCAGCTCGCCGAGGCCGAACCCCTGCCCCGCCACCGCCCGCGCCGCCGTCGAGCCGCGGGAACGGGTGGTGAGCTTGAGGCCGAGCCCCTTGCGCCCCGCCCACGCGGGCAGCCGCACGCCGTACCCCGCGGCCTGCAACAGGGGCGCGGACCTGCGCAGGAACCCGAACGCCCACGCCGTGTCCACGATCATCCGGGACGGCTTGGGGTCGCGCAGCGCCGTGTGCAGCTCCGGACAGAGCCGCACGGCGCGCCCGAGCCCGGCGAGCAACGTCTCGTCGGGCCGGCGAGGCAGCCCGGGTACGCGCGTCCCCTCCCACAGCAACGACGCCGGAACATACAGGCTCGGATCATCCACAGACTGAAGCGCGAACTCCAACTCCCACGCGTCCCCACCCCCAGCGGGTCCGGCTCCCACTCCGCCATCCCCACCGGCTCCCACCCCGGCTTCGCTCCCGAGTCCGCCCCCTGCCCCGGCTTCGGTTCCGGGTTCCGGTTCGGGTCGGGGTTCGGAGAGGCGGAAGCAGAGGCGGATCGGGCCTTCGAGGTCGCGGGCGGCCTCCAGCCAGCCGCGCAGCGCGTCGCCGAGCTCCGCGGCCTCGCGCGCGCCGGCGCCGGGCAGGTCCGGGTCCTCGCCGGTGAGGGCGAACAGCCAGCGTTCGGCGAGAGGGCTCCTCAGCCCGGCGCGGTTGCCCCGCAGCAGCCTGTCGGGAAGCGCGCGGCGGGTCGCCGCGTCGGCGAGCGCGCCGAGCGCCTCGCGCAGGACCTGAGAAGAGGAACGCTCCTCGACCGCCGCCCGGCACACCGGGGGCATGGCGGCGGCGAGCTCGCGGAAGGCGGTGGCGTCGGCCCCGGTGATCACCGGCACCCAGCGCGCGGTGTGCGCGCCGTCCTCCATGACCAGCTGAGGAAGCACCCGGCCCCGCCTGACCAGGGCCTCGGCGTGCTCGGCCACGACGGCGAGGTAGCGCAGCGCGGCGCCCGGCCCCCACTCCGGCGCGCCCGGCTCGCCGGGAAGGGGCGAGGACAGGCGCTCCAGCAGGGTGAGCGCGCCCGCGGCCGGAAAAGCGAGCGCCTGGACCGTCCAAGGCAGGACCCGGGTGCCGCGGGCCGCACCGTCAAGCCCGGACTCCGGCGAGGGCAGCGGCCCCTTGGCCGAGCCCGGCAACAGCAGCGTGGCCTCTACGGCAACGGCCCTGGCGGCGGCCTCCCCCAACGCCGCGGCAAGCACACTCGCCTCAGCCGCGAACGGATGCCCCCGCACACCCCGGCGCCCCCGCCCGGACGCCTCCCCGCGCACGACGCGCGCGGAGGGGCCGCGTGCCGGGGAGCCCTGCGCCGAGATGTCCCTCGCGAAGGGGTCGCCTGCTGAGATGTCGTTCGCACGGATGTGTGGTGCTGGGGTGTCGTGCGCGAAGGTGTGTCGGGGGGAAGTGTCCTCTGCCCATAGCAGAAGGCCCCCTTCGGTCCAGGCCCCGTGGACCACGAGCACTCGGCCACCCCCGTCCCCTGCTCGATCGGCCGCCCTACCAGATCGGCACCGGACGCGCGCGTGTTACGCCCTTCCGGCCACCGCACCGTAAGCCCTTACGGGACCGTACCGTACGTCGTACGGCCCGCGCCGGTACGTCTTCCGGCCACCGCACCGTACCCCCGGCCGGGGCCGGCAGCGCACGTGTGCCCCGGCGCGCCTCGCGTGCCCGTAACCGTCGCAATGACATATGCCCAGGTCAACGACGATGTGTGGAAGGCGGACGGGCGTGGCGGGTCCCGCGTGGCCGACGTGTGACCAGCCCCGACATAGGGTATATGCGTGAGTTCCGAGCTTGATGAGACCGACGTCCTGATCCTCGACGGCGGTCTCGCCACGCATCTGGAGGCGCTCGGCTGCGACCTCCGGGACGAGTTGTGGTCCGCCAGACTGCTCCTGGAGAACCCCGAGGCGATCCTGCGAGCCCACCGCGACTTCTTCGCCGCCGGGGCCGACGTCGCGACCACGGCGAGCTACCAGGCGAGCTACCCCGCCCTGACGCGCCGCGGGCACGTCGCGCAGGAGGTGCAGGCGCTGCTGCAGTTGTCGGTGGAACTCGCCGCGCAGGCCAGGGACGAGGCGGGCGGCGGCCTGGTGGCGGCCAGCGTGGGACCGTACGGCGCGAGCCTCGCCAACGGCGCCGAGTACACCGGCGACTACGACCTCGACGAGGAGGGCCTGCTCGCCTGGCACCGCCCCCGCTGGGAGGTGCTCGCCGACAGCCAGGCCGACCTGCTGGCGTGCGAGACGATCCCGTCCTTCGCCGAGGCGCGCGCGATCGCCCGGCTGCTGGAGGAGACGCCGAACGTCAACGCGTGGGTGAGCTTCTCCTGCCGTGACGGCGAGCGCATCAACGACGGCACGCCCCTGTCCGAGTGCGCGGAGCTGTTCGCCGGGAACACCCAGGTGGTCGGCGTCGGCGTGAACTGCACGGCGCCGGGTCACGTCAAGAACCTCATCGGGCACGTCACCGGCTCGCCGATCGTGGTCTACCCCAACTCCGGGGAGATCTGGGACGCCGAGCGGCGCCGCTGGCTGGGGCTGGCCGACCCGCTGGAGTTCGGCGCGGCCGCCCGGGAGTGGCGCGACGCCGGGGCGACGCTGATCGGCGGCTGCTGCCGTACGACCCCCGAACACATCCGTCAGATCCGGGCGAGCCTCTCCTGACGCCTGCCGGGGACGGAGCGGCCGCGCCCCGGGATGAAGCCGGTGATCAGCAGGCCGAGCACCCCCGCCCCGGCGGCCACGATCAGCGCGACCTGCAGGCCGCGCAGCGACGGCAGCGTGAACGTCCCCAGGGAGACGGTCATGTGGGCCAGGAGGACGCTGATCACCGCGCTGGCGGTGGAGGTGCCGATGGACCGCATGAGCGCGTTCAGCCCGTTGGCCGCCGCCGTCTCCGACGCGGGCACGGCCGTCATGATCAGCGCGGGCATGGCCGAGTACGCCAGCCCCACCCCGGCCGCGATCACCGAGGAGGCCAGGACCACCTCCCAGGCCGAGCCCATCAGGCCCAGCGCGGCGGCGTACCCCACGGTGATCACGAGGGCGCCGAGCATGAGCGCGATCTTCGGCCCCCATTGGCGCGAGACGCGGGCCGACAGCGGTGAGAGCAGCATCATCATCAGGCCGCCCGGCGCCAGGCACAGGCCCGCCTGGAACAGCGTCAGGTCAAGGCCGTACCCCGAGGCACGGGGGCTCTGCAGCAGAGTAGGCAGCACCAGCGACATGCCGAACATGGCGAAGCCCATGAGGATCGAGGCCAGGTTGGTCAGCAGCACCTGACGGCGGACGGTCGTCCGCAGGTCCACCAGCGGGTCGCGCACCCGCAGCTCCATGAACGCCCAGCCGACCAGGACCACCGCCGCGGCGGCGAAGAGGCCCAGCGTCACGCCACTCCCCCACCCCCAGTCGCCGCCCTTGCTGATCGCCAGCAGCAGGCACGACAGCCCGGCCGTGAGCCCGATCGCGCCGGGCACGTCGAACCGGCCGCCCGCACGCAGCGGCGACTCCGGGATCAGGAGCAGCACCAGCAGCAGGTTGAGGGCGCCGAGGCCCGCCGACATCCAGAACAGTGTCTTCCAGCTCGCGTGCTCGGCGACGAACGCGGCCAGCGGCAGGCCGATCGCGCCGCCGACGCCGAGCGTCGCGCTCATCAGCGCCATGGCCGAGCCCAGCTTCTCCGGTGGCAGCTCGTCGCGCATGATGCTGATGCCGAGCGGGATCACGCCGATCGCGCACCCTTGCAGCACCCGGCCGGCCACGACCGGGACCAGGCCACTGGACACCGCGCAGACGACCGACCCCGCCACCATCAGCAGGAGGCTGGCCAGCATCACGCGGCGCTTGCCGTACAGGTCGCCGAGCCGGCCGCTGACGGGGTTGCAGACGGCGGCGGCCAGCAGCGTGGCGGTGATCACCCAGGAGGCGTCGGAGGCCGAGGTGCCGAGCAGGCGCGGCAGGTCCGGGATCAGCGGCACGACGAGCGTCTGCATCAGCGCGACGACGATCCCGCAGAACGCGAGCACCGCGACCACCAGGCCGGACCTCTTCGCGGGCGCCTCGGGCCCCGCGGCCGAGGGGGATGCGGTCACGAGGGGCCCTCCGATGCTCCCTTGACGATCAAGAACACGCACGACGATACAGACGCCGTCAGATCACCCCACCCCCGGGTACACCACCGCACTCACCCCGATACCCCCCAAGCCACCGGATCCCCCCCATCCGAATACACCCCCGCACTCCCTCCTGGACACCCCAAGCCACCGGATTCCCCCCATCCGGAGACACCCCCGCGCTCATCCCTCGGACATCCAAGCCACTGGAGAACCGGACTCTCCGGCACACCACCGCACACAGCCCAAGCCACTGGACAACCGGATCTTCGGGTACATCTCCGCACCCCAAGCCGGCGGAACCCTCCGGCTACGCCCCCGGATTCATCTCCGGACATCCGCTCCGCCGGATCACCCCCTTCGGGGGAATCGCCGCATTCCCCTCGAACACCCCAACGGTGGACCGCCCGCCCCCTCCTTCGCTCACGCGGACTGCGCGCGTTCGGCCGTGCCACCTGGGGCGGGGCGCAGGCAAGGCGCCGGGATCCGTGTTTCCCCCTGGCCACTGGCGCGGGCCGACGATCCCACGTTTTAATGAACGCCCGAACACGGAAGGGGTCCGGATGACCACGGGGAGTACCGCGGGGCCGGTCAGCATCAAGGAGGTCGCCGCGCAGGCGGGCGTCTCCCCCGGAACCGTGTCCAACGTGCTCAACCGTCCCCACAAGGTCGCGGCGCGGACGCGTTCCCGCGTCGAGCAGGTGATCAGCGAGCTGGGCTTCGTCCGGCACGGCTCGGCCTCGACCCTCCGCGCGGGCCACAGCCGTACGATCGGCCTCTCGCTGACCGACATATCCGACCCCTTCTGCACGGGCGTCGCCGCCGGGGTCGAGGCGACGGCGAGCGAGCGCGGCTACGCGGTGATCCTCGGCAACTCGGCGGGCGACCGGGCCAGGGAGGAACGCAACCTGCGCGTCTTCGCCGAGCAGCGGGTGCGCGGACTGATCATCACGCCGTCCGGCGACGACCCGCGCCGCCTGGACGTGGTGCGGGAGCGCGGCATCCATGTCGTCCTCGTCGACCACCAGGTCCGCCGCCCCGACCAGTGCTGGGTGGCCGTCGACGACTTCTCCGGCGGTCACATGGCGGCCGGGCACCTCATGGCCGCCGGCGCCACCCGCCTGGCGTACGTCACCGGCCCGCTCGCGATCCGGCGGTGCCGCGACCGGGGCAGAGGCGCCGCCCACGCGATCGGCGCGGCGGGGCAGGACACGGGCGCGGCCCTCCAGGTGGTCGAGGTGCCCGCGATGAACGCGGCGGCGGGACGGCAGGCCGCCGAGACCCTACTGGCCGGGCACGACCTGCCCGACGCGATCTTCTGCGCCAACGACGCGCTCGCCCTCGGCCTGCTGCGCGGCCTGCTGGGCGGGGGCGTGCGCGTCCCCGAGGACGTCGCCCTGATCGGCCACGACGACGTGGACCTCTCGGCGGCCTCGGCCGTCTCGCTGAGCTCGATCCGCCGGCCCACCGGCAGGCTCGGCCGCGTCGCCACCGAGCTCCTCATCGACGAGTGCGAGAACCCCGAGACCCACGCCCACCGCCAGATCGTCTTCCGGCCCGAACTGGTCCCCCGCGGGTCCACCCGCGCGATGTGACGCGCGGCGCGGTCCCGCCCGGCCGCGACACGCGGGAAGTCCGGTCGTTGTCCCTGGTCAGAGGCCATTCGAGACTGGGCGGGTGGGGGCGTGCGCGCGAGTCGAGGTCAGGGTGGACGGCATCGTCCAGGGGGTCGGGTTCCGCCCGTTCGTGCACCGGCTCGCCACGGGGCTCGGCCTGCACGGGGTCGTGGGCAACGACGAACGCGGCGTGCTGATCGAGGTCGAGGGGAACCCGGAGGCCGTGGCCGCGTTCACGGACGCCGTACGGCACCGGCCACCTCCCCTGGCGAGCGTCGAGCGGGTGACCACGCGCCCGCTCCCGGTGACCGGCGAGCCCGGGTTCCGCATCGTGCCGAGCACCGGCCGCGACCACGGCCGCGCGCTCATCTCCCCCGACGTCGCCACCTGCGACGACTGCCTGCGCGAGCTGTTCGACCCCGCCGACCGCAGGCACCTGTACCCGTTCATCAACTGCACGGCGTGCGGGCCGCGGTTCACGATCGTCACGGCATCCCCGTACGACCGGGCGGGCACGACGATGGCGCCGTTCGCCATGTGCCCGGCGTGCGCGGCCGAGTACCACGACCCGTCGAGCCGGCGCTTCCACGCCCAGCCGGTGTGCTGCCCCGCCTGCGGACCCCGCCTACGCCTCCTCGTCCCGGCCGGAACCGAGGACGCACGGCCGCCGGGCAGGTGGGCCGAGGTCGCCGGCGATCCCATCGCGGGCGCGGCGAACGTCCTGCGCCGGGGCGGCGTACTGGCCGTCAAAGGTATCGGCGGCTACCACCTGGCCGTCCGAGCCGACCTCGAGGACGCGGTGGCCACGCTGCGCGCCCGAAAGCGCCGCGCGGAGCGACCGTTCGCGGTAATGACTCCAACCCTGGCGACAGCCCGCCACCTGTGCACGACGGACCCGCACGAGGAACGACTCCTCACCGCCCCCCAACGCCCCATCGTCCTCCTAGCCAGACGCCACATCCCCTCCACTCCCCGCGTCCCCGAACCCGGCCTGGCATCGGCGCAGGGTGTCCGTGCCGGGGACGGTGGAGACGGTTCCGCGTGCGGTGCT containing:
- a CDS encoding SWIM zinc finger family protein — encoded protein: MPVGKDGWFDAAAPIRVEGGIRARGRRGSLGEQWWSRRFVDILERVCDPGRLTRGRSYARKGQVLEIHLEPGVARARVQGSRPEPYELSIRIGAYGEAAWEAVQDALAGEALYRAALLAGEMPPEIVEVFDRLGLPLFPSELDMECSCPDWGLPCKHLSAVLYLLAESFDEDPFLVLAWRGRARDALLDALRGAGEEEVPADPLHVDDVPFAERTGDFYGPAVPPGRLRPRPAPAGAPPELLLRALEPPPVKVRHIPLLDILRPAYRDLGTRADGP
- the mmuM gene encoding homocysteine S-methyltransferase; this encodes MSSELDETDVLILDGGLATHLEALGCDLRDELWSARLLLENPEAILRAHRDFFAAGADVATTASYQASYPALTRRGHVAQEVQALLQLSVELAAQARDEAGGGLVAASVGPYGASLANGAEYTGDYDLDEEGLLAWHRPRWEVLADSQADLLACETIPSFAEARAIARLLEETPNVNAWVSFSCRDGERINDGTPLSECAELFAGNTQVVGVGVNCTAPGHVKNLIGHVTGSPIVVYPNSGEIWDAERRRWLGLADPLEFGAAAREWRDAGATLIGGCCRTTPEHIRQIRASLS
- a CDS encoding MFS transporter; this encodes MTASPSAAGPEAPAKRSGLVVAVLAFCGIVVALMQTLVVPLIPDLPRLLGTSASDASWVITATLLAAAVCNPVSGRLGDLYGKRRVMLASLLLMVAGSVVCAVSSGLVPVVAGRVLQGCAIGVIPLGISIMRDELPPEKLGSAMALMSATLGVGGAIGLPLAAFVAEHASWKTLFWMSAGLGALNLLLVLLLIPESPLRAGGRFDVPGAIGLTAGLSCLLLAISKGGDWGWGSGVTLGLFAAAAVVLVGWAFMELRVRDPLVDLRTTVRRQVLLTNLASILMGFAMFGMSLVLPTLLQSPRASGYGLDLTLFQAGLCLAPGGLMMMLLSPLSARVSRQWGPKIALMLGALVITVGYAAALGLMGSAWEVVLASSVIAAGVGLAYSAMPALIMTAVPASETAAANGLNALMRSIGTSTASAVISVLLAHMTVSLGTFTLPSLRGLQVALIVAAGAGVLGLLITGFIPGRGRSVPGRRQERLARI
- a CDS encoding LacI family DNA-binding transcriptional regulator codes for the protein MTTGSTAGPVSIKEVAAQAGVSPGTVSNVLNRPHKVAARTRSRVEQVISELGFVRHGSASTLRAGHSRTIGLSLTDISDPFCTGVAAGVEATASERGYAVILGNSAGDRAREERNLRVFAEQRVRGLIITPSGDDPRRLDVVRERGIHVVLVDHQVRRPDQCWVAVDDFSGGHMAAGHLMAAGATRLAYVTGPLAIRRCRDRGRGAAHAIGAAGQDTGAALQVVEVPAMNAAAGRQAAETLLAGHDLPDAIFCANDALALGLLRGLLGGGVRVPEDVALIGHDDVDLSAASAVSLSSIRRPTGRLGRVATELLIDECENPETHAHRQIVFRPELVPRGSTRAM
- a CDS encoding DEAD/DEAH box helicase, coding for MLAAALGEAAARAVAVEATLLLPGSAKGPLPSPESGLDGAARGTRVLPWTVQALAFPAAGALTLLERLSSPLPGEPGAPEWGPGAALRYLAVVAEHAEALVRRGRVLPQLVMEDGAHTARWVPVITGADATAFRELAAAMPPVCRAAVEERSSSQVLREALGALADAATRRALPDRLLRGNRAGLRSPLAERWLFALTGEDPDLPGAGAREAAELGDALRGWLEAARDLEGPIRLCFRLSEPRPEPEPGTEAGAGGGLGSEAGVGAGGDGGVGAGPAGGGDAWELEFALQSVDDPSLYVPASLLWEGTRVPGLPRRPDETLLAGLGRAVRLCPELHTALRDPKPSRMIVDTAWAFGFLRRSAPLLQAAGYGVRLPAWAGRKGLGLKLTTRSRGSTAARAVAGQGFGLGELVDFRVDLAVGDHTIGEEELEELARLKVPLVRVRGQWVELDDRQLKAALSVMERRRAGEMTVAEVLREVVTGGDEELPLVGVDADGALGDLLSGEADRRLTPVATPAAFNGALRPYQERGLSWLAFLSRIGLGGILADDMGLGKTAQTLSLMLEERAAGPVPPTLLVCPMSLLSNWQKEAARFAPSLRVYVHHGGTRGRGEELAAAVAGADLVVTTYGTALRDAEVLREFPWGRVVCDEAQAIKNSGARQAQAVRAIPARTRLALTGTPVENHLAELWSIMEFCNPGLLGPAKRFRERYQEPIEARGDEQAARALKRATQPFVLRRLKTDKTIISDLPEKLEMKVWCTLTPEQASLYQAVVNDMIAKIDQTEGIERRGNVLATMTRLKQVCNHPAHLLKDGSRLAGRSGKLARLEELAEEIVEEGDKALVFTQYAEFGALLQPYLAAHLDRPVLWLHGGLPKKRRDELVERFQHDDEPMIFLLSLKAAGTGLNLTAANHVIHVDRWWNPAVEDQATDRAFRIGQTRNVQVRKFICAGTLEERVDEMIERKKALAQSVVGAGEDWIADLTTEQLRELFRLGPEAVS